One stretch of Aerosakkonema funiforme FACHB-1375 DNA includes these proteins:
- a CDS encoding type II toxin-antitoxin system VapC family toxin — translation MVSAVADTHAVIWYIFGDNRLSITAQNLIAQIAADGERVGFSSITLAEIVYLSERGRIPADTFDRLLEAVDRNDAVLAEVPFDRNIARTLQLVDRTQVPDLPDRIIAATALHLRVPLISRDRRIQLSTVNTIW, via the coding sequence GTGGTAAGTGCTGTTGCTGATACCCATGCGGTGATTTGGTACATTTTCGGGGATAATCGACTTTCTATAACTGCCCAAAATTTAATCGCGCAGATAGCAGCAGATGGCGAGCGAGTAGGTTTTTCCTCCATTACGTTAGCTGAAATTGTCTATTTGAGTGAAAGAGGGCGAATTCCGGCGGATACTTTCGATCGCTTGCTAGAAGCTGTTGACAGGAACGATGCGGTATTGGCGGAAGTACCCTTCGATCGCAATATAGCCCGAACTCTACAGCTTGTCGATCGAACTCAAGTCCCAGATTTACCCGATCGTATTATCGCCGCTACAGCTTTACACCTGCGAGTCCCTTTGATTAGTCGGGACAGGAGGATTCAATTATCGACTGTAAACACCATCTGGTAA
- a CDS encoding photosystem II high light acclimation radical SAM protein, whose product MTETRILYVRLPCNPIFPIGVVYLADHLHKLFPGLQQRIFDLGTVPPLDFGTALDTCVDEFKPTLLVFSWRDIQIYAPVGGRGGNPLQHAFEFYYAANPLIRLRGAMGGLRVTTAYYTELWRNQGLIRRGLNRAKKYHSEARAVVGGGAVSVFYEQLGKSLPQGTIVSVGEGETLLEKLLRGQDFRDERCYVVGETAPRDRMIHEAPTAIEKTACNYDYIETIWPEFTYYLQEKDFYIGVQTKRGCPHNCCYCIYTVIEGKQVRINPADEVVAEIRQLYDRGIRNFWFTDAQFIPARRFIDDALELLQKIIDAGMNDIHWAAYIRADNLTPQLCDLMVKTGMNYFEIGITSGSQELVRKMRMGYNLRTVLQNCRDLKAAGFNDLVSVNYSFNVIDERPETIRQTIAYHRELEKIFGADKVEPAIFFIGLQPHTHLEEYAFENNILKPGYNPMSLMPWTAKKLLWNPEPLGSFFGEVCLLAWRQNPNDFGREVMRILEERLGCADLEAALNAPIESKEKQLVSV is encoded by the coding sequence ATGACGGAAACCCGTATACTCTACGTTCGCCTACCCTGCAATCCCATCTTCCCGATCGGGGTTGTTTACTTAGCAGATCATCTGCACAAGCTGTTTCCAGGATTACAACAGCGGATTTTCGACCTGGGAACGGTGCCACCTTTAGACTTTGGCACGGCTTTGGATACTTGTGTAGATGAATTCAAACCCACATTGCTGGTATTTTCGTGGCGAGATATCCAAATATACGCACCAGTGGGAGGTAGAGGTGGTAACCCTCTCCAGCACGCCTTTGAGTTTTATTACGCTGCCAATCCGCTGATCAGATTGCGGGGAGCTATGGGAGGTCTGCGCGTAACCACAGCCTACTATACAGAACTCTGGCGCAACCAGGGATTGATTAGAAGAGGGTTAAATCGTGCTAAGAAATATCATTCAGAAGCGCGAGCAGTTGTCGGTGGTGGTGCAGTGAGCGTATTTTACGAGCAGTTGGGTAAAAGTTTGCCACAGGGAACGATCGTTTCTGTGGGCGAAGGGGAAACGCTGCTGGAAAAACTCTTGCGGGGGCAGGATTTTCGAGATGAACGGTGTTATGTTGTGGGAGAGACGGCACCGCGCGATCGTATGATCCACGAAGCACCGACTGCGATCGAAAAAACAGCCTGCAACTACGACTATATCGAAACAATTTGGCCTGAGTTTACCTATTATCTCCAAGAAAAAGACTTCTACATCGGCGTGCAAACAAAACGCGGTTGTCCCCATAACTGCTGCTACTGCATATATACGGTGATAGAAGGCAAACAGGTACGCATCAATCCCGCAGATGAAGTCGTCGCGGAGATCCGCCAACTCTACGATAGAGGCATTCGCAACTTCTGGTTCACCGATGCCCAGTTTATCCCCGCTCGCAGATTTATCGACGATGCCTTAGAGTTATTGCAGAAAATCATCGATGCCGGTATGAACGATATCCACTGGGCAGCTTACATCAGGGCGGACAACTTGACACCCCAGTTGTGCGACTTGATGGTAAAAACGGGGATGAATTATTTTGAAATCGGCATCACCAGCGGTTCTCAAGAACTCGTGCGGAAAATGCGGATGGGATATAACCTCCGCACCGTTTTGCAAAACTGTCGCGATTTGAAAGCAGCTGGATTTAATGACCTAGTTTCGGTAAACTACTCGTTTAATGTCATCGACGAACGTCCCGAAACGATTCGCCAGACAATAGCCTACCATCGCGAACTAGAGAAAATCTTTGGGGCGGATAAAGTCGAACCGGCCATCTTCTTTATTGGGTTACAACCGCATACTCATTTAGAAGAATACGCCTTTGAGAATAATATCCTCAAACCAGGTTATAACCCCATGAGCCTCATGCCGTGGACAGCTAAAAAATTATTATGGAATCCAGAACCATTGGGTTCCTTCTTTGGCGAAGTTTGTCTTTTGGCATGGCGTCAAAATCCCAACGACTTCGGACGCGAAGTTATGCGAATTTTGGAAGAAAGACTCGGTTGTGCTGATTTGGAAGCAGCCCTCAATGCACCGATCGAATCGAAAGAAAAACAGTTAGTCTCTGTGTGA
- a CDS encoding DUF1830 domain-containing protein — protein sequence MAQILDPLPPNSGDAILCCYVNATSKVQIARICNIPNWYFERVVFPGQRLVFETMPEAVLEIHSGMMASAILSDKIPCDRLRVNDEPQPETAPTQKQHEQDKDKNTKWEGIRKNVEKTPILTTPALAGVS from the coding sequence ATGGCTCAAATACTCGATCCCCTACCGCCTAACTCCGGTGATGCGATTCTCTGCTGCTATGTCAATGCGACCAGCAAAGTTCAGATAGCACGGATCTGCAACATTCCCAACTGGTATTTCGAGCGAGTAGTTTTTCCAGGTCAACGGCTCGTGTTTGAAACAATGCCAGAGGCAGTGCTAGAAATTCATTCCGGGATGATGGCAAGTGCTATTTTATCAGACAAGATACCTTGCGATCGCTTGCGAGTTAACGATGAACCGCAACCTGAAACGGCCCCTACTCAAAAACAGCACGAACAAGATAAAGACAAAAATACCAAGTGGGAAGGAATTCGGAAAAATGTAGAAAAAACACCAATTTTAACAACTCCCGCCTTAGCAGGTGTAAGTTAA
- a CDS encoding pentapeptide repeat-containing protein — translation MDIEAIRAGKLKHLSGANLEDEDLSGSNLRGVNLAGSNLVGANLSGAKLEGARLEGANLLSAQLMATDLRATLLGANLMQADLTGADLRGSNLRGANLMGAKLTQATFAGAFLSGANLMSVNLKGVDLRGADLRGVNLSGANLQGADLSQADLQGATLSNANLEEADLRGANLTGANLTGANLLCAELEDANLQGVSLVGVCLIGTILAEVTLPPQKIQIPLKIREMELRNAQD, via the coding sequence ATGGATATTGAAGCGATTCGTGCGGGTAAACTCAAACATCTGTCGGGAGCGAATTTAGAAGATGAAGACCTCTCAGGCAGCAATTTACGAGGTGTTAACCTCGCAGGTTCTAACTTGGTTGGCGCTAATTTGAGCGGCGCTAAACTGGAAGGTGCGCGTTTAGAAGGAGCCAATTTATTAAGCGCTCAATTAATGGCAACCGATTTAAGAGCAACGTTACTAGGCGCTAATTTGATGCAAGCTGATTTAACAGGTGCTGACTTGCGCGGAAGTAACCTGCGCGGCGCTAATTTAATGGGAGCGAAATTGACTCAAGCAACGTTTGCTGGTGCTTTTTTAAGCGGTGCTAATTTAATGAGCGTTAACTTAAAAGGGGTAGATTTGCGCGGTGCTGATTTGCGCGGTGTCAATCTCAGCGGCGCTAATTTACAAGGTGCAGATTTGAGTCAGGCGGATTTACAAGGCGCGACTTTAAGTAATGCCAACTTGGAAGAAGCAGACTTGCGCGGCGCAAATTTAACTGGTGCAAATCTGACAGGCGCAAATCTACTTTGTGCTGAATTAGAAGATGCCAATTTGCAAGGAGTTAGTTTAGTAGGAGTTTGTTTGATTGGTACTATTCTGGCAGAAGTGACATTACCACCGCAAAAAATCCAAATTCCTTTGAAGATAAGGGAAATGGAACTGAGAAATGCACAAGATTAA
- a CDS encoding CPBP family intramembrane glutamic endopeptidase, with product MKPIKFDRVASYPAPIRLAIFLVILLLLWLPIAAPINFIVMDRNSATILTMGLLFVEFLLLLRIWGKKVYRQSHLLKNYGLVSTQQNLLDLLKGLDIALVFTLGLFAIEGIFGLVIWQNSEQLPRTILEGLISALGVGFAEELVFRGWLLDELQRDYRPNTALWVNAIIFASLHFLKPFNEMIRTLPTFPALLLLGLTLVWAKRGSKGKLGLSIGLHAGLVWGYYIINVGQLVNFSDRVPEWVTGIDKNPLAGVMGLIFLGILAFWMRKRAKGIESDRIFPK from the coding sequence TTGAAACCAATTAAATTCGATCGCGTAGCTAGCTACCCTGCCCCTATTCGCCTAGCTATATTTTTGGTAATTTTATTGCTGCTATGGTTGCCGATCGCAGCACCGATTAATTTTATAGTTATGGACAGAAACTCAGCTACAATCCTGACAATGGGATTGTTATTTGTGGAGTTTTTGTTGCTGCTGAGAATTTGGGGTAAAAAAGTCTATCGGCAATCCCATTTGCTGAAAAACTATGGTTTGGTAAGCACACAGCAAAATCTCTTAGATTTGTTAAAGGGGCTGGATATTGCTTTGGTTTTTACCCTTGGTTTGTTTGCGATCGAGGGTATTTTTGGTTTGGTTATTTGGCAGAATTCAGAACAGTTACCCAGAACAATTTTAGAAGGCTTAATTAGCGCTTTAGGGGTGGGTTTTGCGGAAGAATTAGTATTTCGCGGTTGGTTGTTAGATGAATTGCAGCGAGATTATCGCCCCAATACCGCTCTCTGGGTAAATGCAATTATATTTGCCAGCCTCCACTTTTTGAAGCCATTTAATGAGATGATTCGCACCTTACCTACATTTCCAGCATTGTTGCTCTTGGGGTTAACTTTAGTGTGGGCGAAGCGCGGAAGTAAAGGTAAACTGGGATTGTCGATCGGTCTTCACGCTGGCTTAGTTTGGGGATATTACATTATTAATGTAGGGCAATTGGTGAATTTTTCCGATCGAGTTCCTGAATGGGTGACGGGAATCGACAAAAATCCTTTAGCTGGAGTGATGGGATTGATATTTTTGGGTATTTTGGCATTTTGGATGAGAAAGAGGGCGAAGGGTATAGAAAGCGATCGAATTTTTCCAAAATAA
- a CDS encoding anti-sigma factor antagonist yields the protein MQTTLASSQMTVVRPQGHINAANAPEFGRQLTVAMSSDRKAVVLVDMEQVESLDSAGLMVLVSALTQAQTQNQHFGLSCVSPSIRIIFELTQLDRVFEIFASRAAFEAAIGC from the coding sequence GTGCAGACAACACTTGCATCTTCACAAATGACCGTAGTTAGACCTCAAGGCCACATCAACGCCGCCAACGCGCCTGAATTTGGACGCCAGCTAACAGTAGCTATGTCCTCCGATCGCAAAGCGGTTGTCCTGGTTGACATGGAGCAGGTAGAATCTTTAGACAGCGCGGGCCTGATGGTGTTGGTTTCTGCTCTGACTCAGGCTCAAACGCAAAACCAGCACTTTGGCCTCTCTTGCGTTTCACCCTCAATTCGGATCATTTTTGAGTTAACTCAGCTCGATAGAGTGTTTGAGATTTTTGCAAGTCGCGCCGCCTTTGAAGCTGCAATAGGTTGTTAG
- the clpS gene encoding ATP-dependent Clp protease adapter ClpS produces MSVETLEKRSTSRKLAPRYRVLLHNDDFNPMEYVVQVLLTTVPNLTQPQAVSIMMEAHNSGIALVITCAQEHAEFYCETLKNHGLTSTVEPEE; encoded by the coding sequence GTGTCTGTCGAGACCCTTGAAAAACGTTCAACGTCTCGTAAACTTGCGCCTCGCTATCGGGTGCTACTGCATAACGATGACTTCAATCCAATGGAGTATGTTGTGCAGGTATTGTTGACAACGGTGCCAAATCTCACGCAACCTCAAGCTGTCAGCATTATGATGGAAGCTCATAATAGTGGGATTGCGTTGGTGATTACCTGCGCTCAAGAACACGCAGAGTTTTACTGCGAAACTCTGAAAAATCATGGCTTGACCAGTACTGTTGAACCTGAAGAGTAG
- a CDS encoding WG repeat-containing protein, translated as MAKQITERWWFNALAGGVGSLVVAVAVGLMLKPVGHFLTRIPILGSGFAQFDNVLSYSDEVGLAAVKIGNKLGYIDTKGNLIVEPQFDAAKWFSSIGLAEVEINGKWGFISNPLK; from the coding sequence ATGGCGAAACAAATTACTGAACGATGGTGGTTTAATGCTTTAGCTGGTGGAGTTGGTTCTTTAGTCGTTGCTGTAGCAGTAGGATTGATGTTGAAACCAGTGGGGCATTTTCTCACTCGTATTCCCATCTTGGGATCTGGTTTTGCCCAATTTGATAATGTTCTTAGTTATTCTGACGAAGTAGGACTTGCAGCAGTCAAAATTGGTAATAAATTGGGCTATATAGACACAAAGGGAAACCTAATAGTTGAGCCTCAATTCGATGCTGCAAAGTGGTTCTCTTCTATCGGATTAGCAGAAGTAGAAATAAACGGAAAATGGGGCTTTATTAGCAATCCATTAAAGTGA
- a CDS encoding DUF5615 family PIN-like protein — MRFLANENFPRSSVRYLRDAAYDVAYGTEDAVGAEDREVLARAVNENRIILTFDRDYGELIYRLGMRSPIGIVYFRYQPLTPEEPAENLLRLLNLEGLSLSGRFTVVERSQIRQRPLP; from the coding sequence ATGCGGTTTTTGGCTAATGAGAACTTCCCTCGTAGCAGCGTAAGGTATTTACGTGATGCTGCTTACGATGTGGCTTACGGTACTGAAGATGCTGTGGGTGCAGAAGATCGTGAAGTTCTAGCGCGTGCAGTGAATGAAAACCGAATTATACTTACGTTTGACCGAGATTATGGTGAATTAATTTACCGACTGGGAATGCGATCGCCCATTGGTATTGTTTATTTTCGTTATCAACCTTTGACACCGGAAGAACCTGCTGAAAATTTACTTCGCTTATTAAATCTAGAAGGTTTGTCTTTGTCAGGAAGATTTACAGTGGTGGAGCGATCGCAGATACGTCAGCGTCCGCTACCTTGA
- a CDS encoding DUF4079 domain-containing protein, which produces MNLPDFIWLWRIAAWSMGFSLVAYLLLAASGIWMLYIRQSRRSRPNWLRPLHYWIGGTMVALVLLLLTIGIVGTLGHYGSLNHSIHLPSGLAVVGFVLLSAGSATLISPQFPWARPLHIGTNIILLVGFALVSLTGWSVVQKYLP; this is translated from the coding sequence TTGAATTTACCAGATTTTATTTGGTTGTGGAGAATCGCCGCTTGGTCTATGGGATTTTCGCTGGTAGCTTACTTGCTGCTAGCTGCGAGCGGTATTTGGATGCTCTATATCAGACAGTCCAGAAGATCCCGACCTAATTGGTTGCGACCTCTACACTACTGGATTGGCGGCACGATGGTAGCTTTAGTATTGCTACTGCTGACGATCGGTATTGTCGGCACTTTAGGCCATTACGGTAGCCTAAATCATTCCATACACCTTCCATCTGGATTGGCTGTTGTGGGATTTGTACTACTTTCGGCTGGAAGTGCGACGTTAATCAGCCCCCAGTTTCCTTGGGCTCGACCTCTCCATATCGGAACGAATATTATTCTGCTCGTAGGATTTGCGTTGGTTTCACTCACTGGTTGGAGTGTCGTCCAAAAATATCTACCATAA
- a CDS encoding DICT sensory domain-containing protein, translating into MLEGSILQLLSDAHKSSPRPLRFGVYYKNTLVALCHALEDSILTSNTAPLTITAFQRGKWYLQEADRYHEIAQKSRQIVIMASPDTGFAEHPTSKLANVALISLEPNDPVGQEWHLMILSPSYTAMVLCQELSESDYGSSGLPESDLERKFYGFWTFEPALVLETVELAIAHIGKYNPELQQKLTAQVQEITAQAASAEQDNLGEIVSRVVHYLQTSQHDLIAEEMQASHQEELDVNLFSNELQAFVRMAQLMELANTGNPMATAEVAALAEVMGQLLDLPAWQLKRLRLAGLLHGLVPLGVKAVTGLEEAPCCHLQPGIEVLRAMPRLQAIAHIITHQTEWWNGNGTPGGFAGEDIPLESRILGLVAHFEARVIQLFKEGSENFNREEILSKALADCQAQSGERWEPKLVETLSLLVMSLQQGLNLPIAPPRVTSGMWLVEPLLPTEAKTYQQTISF; encoded by the coding sequence ATGTTAGAAGGTTCCATTTTACAACTGTTGTCAGATGCCCATAAATCCAGCCCTAGACCGCTGCGATTCGGAGTCTATTACAAAAACACTTTAGTTGCTCTATGCCACGCCTTAGAAGATAGTATATTAACTTCAAACACTGCGCCGTTAACGATTACGGCATTTCAACGCGGCAAATGGTATCTGCAAGAAGCCGATCGCTATCACGAAATAGCCCAAAAATCTCGCCAAATAGTGATTATGGCGTCGCCAGATACCGGCTTTGCCGAACACCCCACCAGCAAGCTGGCAAATGTAGCCCTCATCAGTCTGGAACCAAACGATCCCGTAGGGCAAGAATGGCACTTAATGATTCTATCGCCCAGCTACACAGCAATGGTACTTTGTCAAGAGTTATCTGAGTCAGATTATGGCTCTTCTGGGCTACCAGAGTCAGACCTCGAACGTAAATTTTACGGGTTTTGGACGTTTGAACCGGCGTTAGTATTGGAGACAGTAGAATTAGCGATCGCACACATCGGTAAATACAACCCGGAACTGCAACAAAAATTAACCGCCCAAGTGCAAGAAATCACCGCTCAAGCTGCTAGCGCCGAACAAGATAATTTGGGGGAAATTGTTTCCCGCGTTGTCCATTATTTGCAAACAAGTCAGCACGATTTAATCGCAGAAGAAATGCAGGCTTCCCATCAAGAAGAATTGGATGTCAACTTATTTTCCAACGAATTGCAAGCCTTTGTAAGAATGGCGCAGCTGATGGAGTTGGCAAACACAGGAAATCCAATGGCAACTGCGGAAGTAGCCGCGTTAGCAGAAGTGATGGGGCAGTTGTTGGATCTGCCTGCTTGGCAGTTGAAAAGATTGCGCCTTGCGGGTTTATTGCACGGATTAGTTCCTTTGGGAGTAAAAGCAGTTACTGGTTTGGAGGAAGCGCCTTGCTGCCATTTGCAACCGGGTATAGAGGTGTTGCGTGCGATGCCGAGATTGCAAGCGATCGCACATATTATCACACACCAAACCGAGTGGTGGAACGGCAACGGCACCCCAGGCGGTTTTGCTGGCGAAGACATACCTTTGGAATCGAGAATTTTGGGGCTGGTCGCGCATTTTGAGGCGCGGGTTATTCAACTGTTTAAAGAAGGATCGGAAAACTTCAACCGCGAGGAAATCTTGTCTAAAGCTTTGGCAGATTGTCAAGCTCAATCAGGCGAGCGTTGGGAACCAAAATTAGTAGAAACTTTGTCCTTGTTAGTGATGAGTTTGCAACAGGGATTAAACTTACCAATCGCACCGCCTAGAGTAACATCTGGAATGTGGCTGGTCGAACCTTTATTGCCTACCGAAGCCAAAACTTATCAACAAACAATCTCTTTTTAA
- a CDS encoding BrnA antitoxin family protein, with the protein MKEEYDFTQGKPGAIDSTPPGKTRITIRLDDDILAWFRAEVNAAGGGNYQTLINNALREYIQQRKEPLEDTLRRVLREELQKLS; encoded by the coding sequence ATGAAGGAAGAATACGATTTCACTCAGGGAAAACCAGGAGCTATCGACTCAACGCCACCAGGCAAAACACGCATCACAATTCGCCTTGATGATGACATTCTGGCCTGGTTTCGTGCGGAAGTCAACGCAGCGGGAGGAGGTAATTACCAAACGCTAATTAACAACGCCTTACGCGAATATATTCAGCAGCGCAAAGAACCTTTGGAAGATACTCTGCGTCGTGTCCTTCGAGAAGAGTTACAAAAATTGTCGTGA
- a CDS encoding TIGR03960 family B12-binding radical SAM protein, which yields MAVSVEELLTSDILKPARYLGNELGAVHKSWDEARVRWVLTYPEVYEVGASNLGHIILYNILNAQPGQLCDRAYLPAPDLATKLRSTHTPLFAVESRRPLTDYDILGFSLSYELGATNILEMLDLAGIPLTWKERAASNNYPLIFAGGQTATSNPEPYAEFFDFFALGDGEELLPEIGLVLEEGKTANLSREALLLDLAQIPGVYVPRFYDMADDGSVHPNRPDVPERILRRVATPIPAYSIGLVPYVETVHDRLTIEIRRGCTRGCRFCQPGMLTRPARDVEPEQVIEAIEQGIRETGHNEFSLLSLSCSDYLALPAVGIEIKNRLKDENISLSLPSQRVDRFDENIANIIGGTRQSGLTFAPEAGTQRMRDIINKGLTNEELLRGVKTAHEQGWDKVKLYFMIGLPGETDVDVLGIAETVRWLQQQCRVKGRKPLNFTLTISNFTPKPHTPFQWHSVSTAEFERKQALLREEFRRMRGVKANFTDVRISAMEDFVGRGDRRLASVLRRAWELGAGMDSWFDSIERAYAAWGQAIAESDLTWKYRLVEKGEWVIGTGEHSSPLGIADLDKPLPWDIIDTGIDKNWLKADLQKALEAATVPDCSFEGCSHCGVCGVDFGHNTIVPPSAIPQFAGHFAPKQERVQRLRVWFGKLGDMALVSHLDLARLFDRAVRRASIPIAYTNGFHASPRISIANALPLGATSSGDIVDFELTRQMDVATFQAKLVSQMPSNIPIYRVEEVDLKTPSATQLLAAAEYSITLTSYAEVTSAQWQNWIEAIKHRDAIWWEQTTKSGNKHTVNLRERLFELEIQEESRDLNGRSDPVSPDRTHPSQVLRYVGMSRNDGNLLRPEHIIYMLEQVCELELQLLHTHRLRLILEPYSTNHPTVV from the coding sequence GTGGCAGTATCAGTAGAAGAATTACTAACATCAGATATTCTCAAACCGGCTCGCTATTTGGGTAATGAGTTAGGAGCGGTACATAAGTCTTGGGATGAAGCAAGGGTGCGCTGGGTATTGACTTACCCAGAAGTTTATGAGGTTGGGGCGTCTAATCTGGGGCATATAATTCTCTACAACATCCTGAATGCTCAGCCGGGACAACTTTGCGATCGCGCCTACTTACCGGCACCCGATTTAGCAACCAAACTGAGATCGACTCATACACCCCTGTTCGCCGTCGAGTCCCGTCGGCCTCTCACAGATTACGATATTTTGGGTTTCAGCCTCAGCTACGAACTGGGAGCAACCAATATCCTAGAAATGCTAGATTTGGCTGGAATTCCTTTAACGTGGAAAGAACGCGCCGCCAGCAATAACTACCCGCTGATTTTTGCCGGGGGACAAACAGCAACCTCCAATCCCGAACCTTACGCCGAGTTTTTCGACTTCTTTGCTTTGGGAGATGGGGAAGAACTTTTACCGGAAATCGGCTTAGTGCTGGAAGAAGGCAAAACTGCCAATTTGAGCCGAGAAGCATTACTCCTAGATTTGGCACAGATACCGGGAGTCTATGTGCCTCGTTTCTACGATATGGCAGATGATGGCTCAGTCCATCCCAATCGCCCGGATGTTCCAGAACGAATTTTACGGCGAGTGGCAACTCCCATACCAGCTTATTCGATCGGACTGGTTCCCTATGTAGAAACAGTACACGATCGCCTCACAATAGAAATTAGGCGCGGCTGCACTCGCGGTTGTCGATTCTGCCAACCGGGAATGCTGACCCGACCGGCACGAGATGTGGAACCGGAACAAGTCATAGAAGCGATCGAACAGGGTATTCGAGAAACCGGACATAACGAATTTTCCCTCTTATCCCTCAGCTGTTCTGACTATCTGGCACTACCCGCAGTCGGGATCGAAATTAAAAACCGTCTCAAAGACGAAAATATTTCTCTCTCCCTTCCCAGTCAGCGCGTCGATCGGTTTGACGAGAATATTGCCAACATTATCGGCGGTACGCGGCAGAGCGGCTTAACTTTTGCCCCCGAAGCCGGCACTCAGCGGATGCGCGACATCATCAACAAAGGTTTGACGAACGAAGAACTGCTGCGCGGTGTCAAAACAGCTCACGAACAAGGCTGGGATAAGGTAAAGCTATACTTTATGATCGGCTTGCCAGGAGAAACCGATGTCGATGTGTTGGGTATTGCGGAAACCGTCCGTTGGTTACAGCAGCAATGCAGAGTAAAAGGTAGAAAACCGCTCAACTTTACCCTGACCATTTCTAACTTTACACCCAAACCGCACACACCTTTTCAGTGGCATTCCGTCTCTACAGCCGAGTTTGAACGCAAACAAGCACTGCTGCGGGAGGAATTTCGGCGGATGAGAGGAGTGAAGGCAAACTTCACCGATGTTCGCATTTCGGCAATGGAAGATTTTGTCGGACGAGGAGATCGCAGATTGGCATCTGTATTGCGTCGCGCCTGGGAATTGGGTGCGGGAATGGATTCTTGGTTTGATAGCATAGAGCGAGCTTATGCAGCTTGGGGACAAGCAATCGCCGAATCCGACCTCACCTGGAAATATCGCCTGGTAGAAAAGGGGGAGTGGGTAATCGGAACAGGGGAACATTCTTCCCCATTGGGAATTGCCGATCTCGATAAACCTCTACCTTGGGATATCATCGATACCGGAATTGATAAAAATTGGCTCAAAGCCGACCTGCAAAAAGCTTTAGAAGCGGCGACAGTACCGGATTGCTCGTTTGAAGGCTGCTCTCACTGCGGTGTCTGTGGAGTCGATTTCGGTCATAATACGATCGTACCGCCGAGCGCCATACCTCAATTTGCAGGGCATTTCGCCCCCAAACAAGAGCGAGTGCAGCGACTGCGCGTTTGGTTTGGCAAGCTGGGCGATATGGCATTAGTCAGCCATCTAGATTTGGCCCGCTTGTTCGATCGCGCCGTGCGGCGGGCGTCAATACCGATCGCTTACACAAATGGTTTTCATGCCAGTCCCCGCATTTCCATTGCCAATGCTCTGCCCTTGGGAGCTACCAGTAGCGGAGATATAGTAGACTTTGAGTTGACTCGGCAGATGGATGTGGCAACTTTCCAAGCAAAGTTAGTCAGCCAAATGCCCAGTAACATTCCTATCTATCGGGTTGAAGAAGTCGATCTGAAAACTCCTTCCGCTACACAATTATTGGCAGCGGCAGAGTATTCAATCACCTTGACAAGTTATGCTGAGGTCACCTCAGCCCAATGGCAGAACTGGATTGAAGCAATTAAGCATCGCGATGCGATTTGGTGGGAACAAACAACCAAGTCAGGCAACAAACATACCGTAAATCTGCGCGAGCGACTGTTTGAATTAGAAATTCAGGAAGAAAGTCGCGATCTCAACGGTAGGTCAGATCCAGTTTCACCCGATCGCACCCACCCATCTCAAGTACTTCGTTATGTTGGTATGAGCCGTAATGACGGCAACCTGTTGCGACCCGAACATATCATTTATATGCTCGAACAAGTGTGCGAGCTGGAATTGCAACTGCTTCACACTCACCGATTGAGGCTAATTTTAGAGCCTTATAGCACCAATCACCCGACTGTAGTATGA
- a CDS encoding DUF433 domain-containing protein yields MNWREYIHSNPNILVGKPVVKGTRLSVEFLLGLFAVGWTEAQVLDNYPSLTSEALKAVFAFAAECMREESFFTIPLMAEAE; encoded by the coding sequence ATGAACTGGAGAGAATATATCCATTCTAATCCAAATATTCTGGTAGGTAAACCAGTTGTGAAAGGAACTAGGTTATCAGTGGAGTTTCTGTTAGGTTTATTTGCAGTTGGATGGACAGAAGCACAAGTTTTGGATAATTATCCTTCTTTAACTTCTGAAGCATTGAAAGCAGTATTTGCTTTTGCGGCTGAATGTATGCGCGAGGAATCTTTCTTCACAATTCCATTGATGGCTGAGGCTGAGTAA